ATTTGTGAAAAAGGTCCCGTTGGATAATTGCTCCATTGTGTGGACCTCCTGGGTCACTCCTCAACTTTGTGAGGTACTCATTCATCTTCATCTCCTTAAAGagggtaaataaaaaataaggggCATCCGTAATTTTATTCCTGTAGTAGTACTTATTGGGGAAGTGCGAAATGTCTGGGTGCATCCTATACTGAATGGACAGCAAGTTATATTTGcacttgttcattttatgcTTCCTCTGCAATCGTTCGAAGAGGGACCGGGCATACTTGCGCCGCTTtgcaaaaagagaaaagaccGTCGCGGACAGCTGCTTTGGATCTCCTACGAGAATAATCTTCTTACACGAAAAGGACAGAGGTATCAAAATGTCCAATTCGACCGACTGAGATGCTTCATCAATTATAATTGCATCGAACGTGTCAATGTAGTTAACTAGGGACGCGTTCGAACTGGCAGAAAGGGTCGAACAGATAATGGTAGACGTTTTcaataaattcttttttattattttattttcttccttcttattaagaaataaaaataactgtTCCTTAAATTCCAGGCTAAATTCTAAAATGTCTGTGCTTACGTTTCTCCCTATTCTCGTCACTatagggttaaaaaaattcccatttTCGTCTAAAATTCCGCTACCTGGCGATATTAGCCTTCTCAGAATTTCGTCAATGGCTGCATTAGATGGGGCGCACACCAGTATCCTTTTGTTCTTAATTAAGTTTAGCTTgtttatcttttcttttttgaaggTTCCTTGTTGTGTCTCTTCCGCGgggttcttccttttccactttcttttttccccaacgGGAATGAGATGCGCATTTTTGCTCACTaattcgtttttcccccccttgggtgATCCTTCCCCCGATGTGCCGGCCGCAAAGGAATACACATTGGCATCACTGACGTAGTACGAATAGTTGAGCTTCTCATTGGCATTCCTTTCCTCCAGAGAGTCCGCCTTCTTCGCCATACAATCGTTATTCACATAGGAATTATAAAAGGACTCCGTTAAGccaattaaattttttattctgttttcattatttttaagaacgTCCTCTTCAGCTGAGTTGTTTGCATCCACCTGGCTGTCATCACTTTTCAACGTCCTGCTGGACGCATTCATAATGCTCAGATGAATTGCATACGCAtaattgttttcatttttatttcccttacTAACGTGGAAGAcgttttgatttttttcttcttcgttcTTTTCAATGTGGTCAAAAAAGTCTTCGTACTCCATTGCGTCGAAGCAGTTGTCGTTGAAGTAACAGtggtcgttttttttatcgtaGTTGATCCAGACGTACGggctctttttctttcccctcccccgttcttcctctccctcctcAAGGGGAGGTAACGAATTGCCACTTAGGGGGCTCCTCCTACTGCGATTCAGTTCACcctgttgaaaaaaaatgagcgcgCTGATGATTCCCAAAATGGTCGTCGTTTTTCCTGTCCCGGGGGGCCCCTGAATGAGCGTAATCCCGTCATTCATTATGCTGTTGTTTATGGCCCTTAATTGGTACTCATTGTAAATGTTtaggaatttatttttgagcGCCTCTGGTATGTAGTGGAAGCCTCTATACTGCTGcgccccagggggggagcatCCCCTTCCTCCTGAACTGTTATCCTTCCTCTCATCGTTGTTCGGAAAGACCATGTGTTGGCCTAGCGagggcttctcccctttgacGTTCGCtaggatattttttattaccttACTTTTCCTGCTCCGCTTTTCACCATGATCGTCATTAAACGTGTCGTCATTAAACGTGTCGTCATTAAACGTGGGCTCCTCCGCCTTCACAGCgacttcttcctttcctccTGACCATTTGAACTTCATCAAATAGTCCctaattttttgcttaagTGTCTCCTCCAGATCGTCCGCTTCATTTGGATGCCCATTTGATGGTTCACCTGGGGTGGCTTCTCCGGGAGGTTTTTCCTGATGCTCTCCATTTGGTACTTGGTCTAAGGTAGCCTGGTCAACGAGTCCAACAGGTGTGTGCCCAACAGGTGTGCGCCCACCAGCTGTGTGCCCACCTTCtgtgtgccctttttttctcttcttcgccTGAAGGGCGGCGAAGCCCCCCTGCTCGCTGGCGCTGTCGTCCTGCTTAACCTCCCCCTTGCAAGCGACGCCCTCTGCACGTGGGTCAACTTCCCCACGTGGGTGGCCATCCTCACTCGGGTCAACCTCCACAATTTCATTCAGCAACGCGGAGTTCCTAAAATTGAAGAGGCAGTTAAACAGCCGAAGGGTCGAAATTAAACTGGTCACCTTGGACACCCGCACGAAGTAGTGGGCTAATTTGTCAGCCACGAAAATTTCGTAAATGATATCCTTCCTCACTTTGTCAATGatatcaaaatttttgtaatttaaattaaattttactttaattTGTTCCTTATTTTTCGAAACCACGTAGCCTAGCAAATGGCGGACGCAGTATTTCCTGATCATGTAGATGTCGTCATTCGTTTCGTCTTTCCCCGAGTTGGTGCCACCGTTCGgttggtttttcttttcgcctGATTTGACGGAATAATTTTTGTGCTCATTTTGGGGCTCGTTTTCCTGTTCGTTtatatgcccatttttttgctccttttcggGGAGTTCCGCCTCTTTCGCTTGCTCGCCACTGAGTGAACCCTCCGAATGGGAGCCCGAGGCAGAGGAATCCGCCTCCAGTTTGTCACCTTCCGAATCAGAAGATATGACCTCTTCTTCATCCGTTTTTGCGGATAAGAACATAGGGGTGTAAATATTATGCGCGTCACTTTTTGCAGTCCTTTTGGGAATAAACCTGAGCAGAATAAGGTCACCATAAAAGAGGTTTGCATACACGAAGCTGTCATAGGCTATGTTCATGCTGAattcaaaattgtaaatcTCCTTGGGGGGGTTAACCAACGTCACGTCATactcttttatattttcattttcctttttattgtttattaACTGTTGTGTTTCGATCAGGAATAATGGAAAGTacgaataaaaatattcttcaaaatttctATACACATCTGGAAGggtgtaaatttttacatcCACTTTTAGGCGATTTTTTACACCATTAGAATCCAGCTCCTTTTCGCTCCTCAAGCTGGTATAATAATTCCatcttaaaattatattaaccaGGTAATCAGAAACGTCtgtatactttttttctataatgaATGAGTGTAGTATCAACAGGATGCTGTCATTCGTCTCCTTCTCTACGTCTTCATCATTTAAGTGGAAGCTCCTCGAATTGctaatttctttctttatgCCTTCTTCTAGCTCCTTAAATTCATTGTCCTTTGCATATTTGGCAAATATCTTCCAGTCGAAAAAAATCTTCACAAAATGCTCATCGTCCCACTCTTCCCACATTTTAATGCTCTTGGGGAAAGGGCCCCTGGGGGTGCTGCTGTGCGCGTCCTCTTCGCCGTCAAGCGGGTGGAGAAAGAGAGAACGCCTGATGAATGCGACACATTTGCAAGTGGACGCTAGGGGGGGGTCCTCTCGACGGGAGGTGCTGCTTTGCGGATGTAACCTTTCGCTAACTTTTACTGTGCTAACTTCTACCGCGCTAAGTTGCGCATCTACATAATTTAGAACCCCTGCCCCTACAACTTCTCTCCCTTCCGTTTAACGCGTCACTCCTCATCTCGTTGCCCCATTCGAGATTCCCctttcttctcccctttggtggTTAtattaatcctttttttttttctttttaaaataaatgggaaaaaaatccgTTGAAGGTTGGAAATAATGAAAACGTGCACGGAGAAGAAACCTGCGTTTTGAACACTTTCTGTGAAAATGCATCGGTTTCGATCCTACCTCCTTGTTTGTTCTCTCCTCTTAtcatttgttttgctttgcattattttgctctttttttttttttttttttttaattttcatcaCAACTCTTTTAGGTACATTACATACGCGTTAAGAAGCGTTTTTGGAATGCTACTTGACCcgaaagaaaataaaaaaaaaaattaccattttttttatgcgttCACTTAGCGGGGGTAGGGCGTTTCTACAGAATCACCGTTTTTAAATGTGACACATGGGTAGGGtgggcccttttttttttcagagcCATCTTTCCTTCTTATGCACATATCATCCCACTAtggtgtgtttttttttttttttttagctaaaAGTGGGATGCTGCTATGTAGCATGTGTCACGTGCTACAACTTCCAACAAATTCACGGCAACGTTCGAAACCTGTTCTAGGCATTTTCTTTCGAGCCATCTTCGTCTCAAAGTCGCTCTTCATTCAGGCGAACAcacgtgtatttttttaagagggTTGCGGATCTACCCTGGCTATTCCTCATCAAAAATGGCTCATTAGCTATTTTGCATTTATGCCATTTGCCCCCTAACCGCGCTGCCGTTTCACCCGTTTGacactttttcatttccgaCATGTTCCCCATAGATGGGTCATCCCAACTGCTGCTAAACGTGTAGTGACCCCCCCAAGGGGTTCTACAGCAGAACCGGTTCATTGGCATCGTCGGGGGGAGGTGCAATCTGCCCAGTGGGTATCATGGGCAGATATGCTTACATATGGTAAGCGTAAGTGGATACATGTTATCACTAATaccatgtaattttttttttttttttctttccaatcagcctttttgcaaaaatttgcacGCAACGACTACCACGCTGTGTTTCTATCACATGTCTTAGGTTTGCCACACGGTAGGACTAATGCTCAGGGCGTCATACATGTgctattttaattttgcccATGTGTTCCCATAGcgtatttttatgaataattttaaaatttaaaaaaaaaaaaaaaaatatcgaagAGCGAAGTGCGCTTCATTTTAACCTCTTACCATTAAGGTGATAcaaattttaactttttacaTGCAAAAGTAAATTGTCGAATAATTGGCACATAAACAAAAGGAATGGCTACAGCGCACGATTTGTAATGCCCACACCTTTTTGCTatggaattatatttttttttttttcccatcgcCTTGGCCTcgcttgccccttttttgtgtacttCTTAAGAGCTTTGAAGAATCACCGCACCAGCAgtttgttcctccccccctgaggaggaagcaaaatCGCAACGTTTAAGGAGAAGGTAGAACATTATGCTGGTGGAGCGGTCTGCTAACTACTTTTAATAGaacaaggggggagaaagaaaGAGCTGATTTTCCTGACCCCATGACTCAACAGGGCAGAACCGAAATATAAATCGCCAACGCGATCATTTTAATGTTATGGGACATGTCTCTTTTTATAGTACAACACGCAGAGGGGTACTCAAAATAGGGGTCCCTAACGACGTAAagagaaacataaaaaaaaaaggaaaaaaataactcgTATGTACACTTTCCCAAAGGTGCAGCTATTTACATAATTGCTTCGTAGCTTGGACCATCTGTGCGAATACATAATATGCAGACTTATAAGTCGTGCCCCTCAATTTTCGCCCTTTTgggaaattttattaaaaatagaaaaaaggGTACATAGCGCGCTTACATAGCAGCATGCACAGCGTGAACTGTCACGTCAGGTGGTGACTGTACAGTGGGCGAACAGATGGTTAGAATGGAGTTTTtcactttgcttttttttttttttttttttttttgttctaccATGGTTATGGGCCCCCTTAACATACCCGCGGTTAGGTTAGGCAGTTTTTTGGCCCGGAACTGTTCACTGTAagtcagcaaaaaaaaaaaaaaaaggaataaaatgaGCAGAGAGCGGTTAATAAGGAATGATAAGGAATATTAgggaataataaataatagaaaaaagcAGCACGAGAAAAAGGTGCCAAAGGCGAGAACAAATCTAAaccctttttacaaaaaaggcgCGGCAGAACGGCGtatgtttttacattttataattccTCGCAATCGCGTTTTATTTACATTAGTggggtcatttttttcgcggCAAAATTTAGGAGCATCGCCCAAAAGAGGGgcacaaaagaaaaacgagAACCGCACGCGTTGCCAATAAAAAGAGtcataaatgtatatgtacatatgtatatgtattatgtatgtACAAAGCAGTTGCGCGATTTGGGGCCGGAGGGGGGCCAGTCAAATGCCCCTCTGTAGGCACATACCCGCGCATGGGCGCGCGAATCGAAATTAATAAGGTTGAATAGGGCCAAAAAATGCATAGCCTCCCCCCCAGGATTTTTCTGGGGCAAAGAAAATAACCTGAACGTAACAGAACAAACCAGATGACAACAACGACATTGCGCGCATGCGGGTTAGCCTTACAGCGCGGAACAGGAAAAATCTGTTACTTAGCTCCGGTACTCaaataaaacgaaacaataaaaaaaacttagaTCTTGTAagaataacaaaatggcgATAACTCCGTTATGGCAATGCAGTATAGTATAGTATAGTATAATATAGTACGAAAATAACCGTTGGCATAAATTCCAGCGCGCAgtgctcctcttcctttcTTGGTAGCGCCCATCAAACGTAGTAGCAGCATATATAACATAACATATACGTATGGGGGTCCGCACCACCACAGGTATATATGTCACTTACAACGCTTATATATCGCTATGTGACGAGCTGCCCATGGGACGATGCGGTATTGCCATGTTCActattttatatgcataccTGCCATCGCGGCGCATACTGCTACTTTCCTTAGCGGCGCCGCGggtaaaaggaaagaagaacaaactgCTAGCCGGACAACAATTTCATTCTGCATATTCTGACAGTCAGCGATGATGGAATTTAACCCCAAAGCTGAcgcgtaaaaatatatttactaaaaCGAGCTTTTGTTACATGTACATGAAAACAGCTAAgtaggccaaaaaaaaaaatagtgttACCAACAGATCAaatactttcttttttatggcaAAGAAATACTACGCCCCACCCCCCCACTTTTTCTTTACGcaatatatgaatttttctagctgcgaaaaaaaaaatgctttattctaaaaaaaaatattcacatGAATTGTATTACGACTATCAGCCTTTTTCGTGAACCTTTATGCTATGTATACGTATGACGCAGATCACTTTCGCTTCCTTAaatgaccaaaaaaaaaaaattatatacaatttttttttaagctaaaatatattatatgcctaaaaaatatttacgcataaatgtacatgcaaaaatatatgcgtACAAGTATACGCGCTTAAGCAAACATATATGAAAAAGATTAAGTCGCTTTTaagataagaaaaaaaaaaaaaaaaaaattgtttttgcaaaaaatagtACATTGCAAAAGTAtaaaaagcatatatatgcaatatatGTACTTACGTGGGCATACCTCACAAAAGAGGATTATCTCATCTGAATTGCGCTTAAATAGCATTCCTTAGGGACATccaaaaagtacaaaaaaaatattacgcAAGAATTGCTGAAATTGCTGAAATTGCAGGAATTGCAAGAATTGCAAAACACtgcaaataaataagcaTTACCCGAAGAGCATTACCATTAGAAGCTAACCTTTGGGGGGATATTTCTAATCTCTCGTGGGAGCTCCTACGCATACCATTTAGTTTAGCGGTAATAGCAGTGGCGCAAAGCGTGAAGCTGccaagcatatatatatatacaactTACCATACATACGCAAAACAGGAGGCGCTGCGTGCACGCGCTATAACCCCCTTTGCCAACAGTAgccacattttaaaaaattttcccctcccctttaCGCAAACAAATTGCAGACAAGATGAAGCTCAAATTAAACTtcgggaaaaagaaaaaagggtttGACTGCTCCATAGTCGAAGGTTGCAAATCCCTCGTGGGGAAACTCTTCGGAAGCGGCATtgacaaatattttaaaatagttaaCCTTGCAATAATTGCAATATTCGTCACAGttttgaattatatatactcctttgatacaaaaaatgcaaagaagAAGGACAAGAACTTGCTCTACATGTACTACGGATTTTTAGTATGTCTTGTGGGGTTCGCCATCAGCATTAACTGGTAAGGGCGCGCGCACGAGCGATTGGAGTGTGTGCAGTAAAAACTGCGCCTCTGCACATACACGTGCGTACGTACGCATGTATACACATGCAGATATCACATGCACATatcatatgcacatgtatcGCCGTTAAGTACCCCCCAAACGTGCGTACCTATGCGCGCCcccacatatacatatgtctgtaccttcccccttctgtgGAACTCAAATTCACACCGCGCTCTTCCCTTATCgtttgaaaattttacaGGATATACTTCGAGTATtccaaaaataagaaaaaaaaaggctcccCCTTGGAAGTTAAAAGTAAGAGATGAATAATGACGAATGCGCTGTTGTGGACAATTTATATTTCACCCTTTTTGCAACGGTTGCTTTTGCGTCTCGCTGTGCATGTTCCGTATGCGCTCCACTTGAGCGTGCTTTTCTCACCATTCTGCTCATACATTGCGcgtgcactttttttttttaccttttcagtgggaagtaaaaaaaaataaatgaaggCCCAATTTTGTCCTACGCTATTTTATTTGTGAATTTCTCACCTGGTCGATGTAATATACAGTGGTTTATAATTCAGCAAAATA
Above is a window of Plasmodium vivax chromosome 8, whole genome shotgun sequence DNA encoding:
- a CDS encoding hypothetical protein, conserved (encoded by transcript PVX_094730A), which gives rise to MWEEWDDEHFVKIFFDWKIFAKYAKDNEFKELEEGIKKEISNSRSFHLNDEDVEKETNDSILLILHSFIIEKKYTDVSDYLVNIILRWNYYTSLRSEKELDSNGVKNRLKVDVKIYTLPDVYRNFEEYFYSYFPLFLIETQQLINNKKENENIKEYDVTLVNPPKEIYNFEFSMNIAYDSFVYANLFYGDLILLRFIPKRTAKSDAHNIYTPMFLSAKTDEEEVISSDSEGDKLEADSSASGSHSEGSLSGEQAKEAELPEKEQKNGHINEQENEPQNEHKNYSVKSGEKKNQPNGGTNSGKDETNDDIYMIRKYCVRHLLGYVVSKNKEQIKVKFNLNYKNFDIIDKVRKDIIYEIFVADKLAHYFVRVSKVTSLISTLRLFNCLFNFRNSALLNEIVEVDPSEDGHPRGEVDPRAEGVACKGEVKQDDSASEQGGFAALQAKKRKKGHTEGGHTAGGRTPVGHTPVGLVDQATLDQVPNGEHQEKPPGEATPGEPSNGHPNEADDLEETLKQKIRDYLMKFKWSGGKEEVAVKAEEPTFNDDTFNDDTFNDDHGEKRSRKSKVIKNILANVKGEKPSLGQHMVFPNNDERKDNSSGGRGCSPPGAQQYRGFHYIPEALKNKFLNIYNEYQLRAINNSIMNDGITLIQGPPGTGKTTTILGIISALIFFQQGELNRSRRSPLSGNSLPPLEEGEEERGRGKKKSPYVWINYDKKNDHCYFNDNCFDAMEYEDFFDHIEKNEEEKNQNVFHVSKGNKNENNYAYAIHLSIMNASSRTLKSDDSQVDANNSAEEDVLKNNENRIKNLIGLTESFYNSYVNNDCMAKKADSLEERNANEKLNYSYYVSDANVYSFAAGTSGEGSPKGGKNELVSKNAHLIPVGEKRKWKRKNPAEETQQGTFKKEKINKLNLIKNKRILVCAPSNAAIDEILRRLISPGSGILDENGNFFNPIVTRIGRNVSTDILEFSLEFKEQLFLFLNKKEENKIIKKNLLKTSTIICSTLSASSNASLVNYIDTFDAIIIDEASQSVELDILIPLSFSCKKIILVGDPKQLSATVFSLFAKRRKYARSLFERLQRKHKMNKCKYNLLSIQYRMHPDISHFPNKYYYRNKITDAPYFLFTLFKEMKMNEYLTKLRSDPGGPHNGAIIQRDLFHKFDLFHFMQSNFGNLLPPNFHDIHLCQKNQGAIDWFIIPFLRHSVFYDISFSKQRKIKNSYINIEESEAVLQFIEFLHFIFTTENVNEWYKRIGIITPYATEKFFLKKELKMFFTKKGYKNNISNFIDIGTVDGFQGTEKDIIIFVCVRTKGSLMRKKKRKKKREKDNAAGSDTTDQEENIPNVSSASSGEDAAEDRADDEVDDSNMFFSSYKRLNVALTRAKYNLFIFGNCSFLKKCDAWGKIIKHYKMRNKIIKIRYKKFKTKMKILSEKVTEEDLFDEKVQVINKKIENSLYNKNIIDYNFVPTSENENPSFDLKSFLYSVGLSQAEEDGGGGNCEGQSEMNIGENKHRFGDPSAKADKNSEEREILSFFKQLYDDDLGMADEFDFGRDQLGGADAPAAGPLSEPQTERPTERLTKPPTELPAEPLTNCKDHPMKVSPHGGKATQMSDHTSAPANGTTSGVKKEPIELIEVINLEDDDDDGGSAERIGVSANNEDVKTQNYNQEELKQRGTSSLPSAALTKEASYGGLHTGMTKRGDETASHIEGQPGSTLPMMENNENLKNSNYFIDMLYNYCKANKELLFVVQSILPNFSRQILFKQ
- a CDS encoding hypothetical protein, conserved (encoded by transcript PVX_094735A), which produces MKLKLNFGKKKKGFDCSIVEGCKSLVGKLFGSGIDKYFKIVNLAIIAIFVTVLNYIYSFDTKNAKKKDKNLLYMYYGFLVCLVGFAISINWIYFEYSKNKKKKGSPLEVKMGSKKK